One stretch of marine bacterium B5-7 DNA includes these proteins:
- a CDS encoding resolvase, with the protein MSLLSKEEVGIFYGYARVSTGDQDLALQLDALKNEGCNDEHIFTDKISGATSQRVGLDACLSQLKKSDTLLVWRLDRLGRSMSHLVSLVEELRQRGIGFRSICDGAIDTTTASGELVFNIFSSLAQFERRLIQERTRAGLEAARARGKTGGRKPLSPDDPRVKMAKTLHEDKGLDVKEICKQMQISRSTFYRLVNVKNVELCL; encoded by the coding sequence TTGTCCCTATTAAGTAAAGAAGAAGTTGGCATTTTCTATGGCTATGCGCGAGTTAGCACAGGCGATCAAGATTTGGCTTTGCAGCTTGATGCACTAAAAAATGAAGGCTGTAACGACGAGCATATCTTCACTGACAAGATTTCTGGCGCAACATCGCAGCGTGTTGGACTGGATGCTTGTCTATCTCAATTGAAGAAAAGCGATACCCTTCTCGTCTGGCGACTGGATCGGCTTGGCCGCTCTATGTCGCATCTGGTAAGTCTCGTTGAAGAATTGCGACAGCGTGGCATAGGGTTTCGTTCTATCTGTGACGGTGCTATTGATACCACCACGGCCAGTGGTGAACTGGTATTCAATATATTCTCATCCCTCGCCCAGTTTGAACGGCGGCTTATTCAGGAACGGACACGGGCAGGGCTTGAAGCTGCCAGAGCTAGAGGCAAAACAGGTGGACGCAAACCATTATCGCCAGATGATCCTCGTGTAAAAATGGCTAAAACATTGCATGAAGATAAAGGATTGGATGTGAAAGAAATTTGCAAACAAATGCAGATTTCACGCAGTACGTTCTATAGGTTGGTGAATGTAAAAAATGTTGAACTATGTTTGTAG
- a CDS encoding twitching motility protein PilT: MPHYLIDTCILIDFFRGNEKAAQFLEGLENPPFLSALTVAELYAGVREGKERALLDNLVQHFPVIPLNDEAAIKGGLYRRQYGKSHGVGIVDALLASSAESKNLILATCNVKHFPMMESVYCPY; the protein is encoded by the coding sequence ATGCCGCATTATTTGATAGACACCTGCATCTTAATTGATTTTTTTCGTGGCAATGAAAAGGCCGCACAATTCTTGGAAGGATTAGAGAACCCCCCTTTCCTTTCAGCCCTCACCGTTGCCGAACTATATGCTGGCGTTCGAGAAGGAAAAGAACGCGCTTTGCTCGATAATTTGGTGCAGCATTTCCCTGTAATTCCCTTGAATGATGAAGCGGCCATTAAAGGCGGCTTGTATCGGCGGCAGTATGGCAAAAGTCATGGTGTTGGTATCGTTGATGCGCTGCTTGCTTCTTCTGCGGAAAGTAAAAATCTGATTCTTGCCACCTGCAATGTAAAACATTTTCCAATGATGGAGAGCGTGTATTGTCCCTATTAA